A DNA window from Arachis duranensis cultivar V14167 chromosome 3, aradu.V14167.gnm2.J7QH, whole genome shotgun sequence contains the following coding sequences:
- the LOC107481846 gene encoding cationic amino acid transporter 1 isoform X2 has product MGIDEGARRRGCAPRREDFFPEESFRSFGSYSKAFKETPWRLKDRVLSRSNDNTELVEVKARSSHEMKKTLNWWDLIWFGIGAVIGSGIFVLTGLEARDDAGPAVVLSYVVSGISALLSVFCYTEFAVEIPVAGGSFAYLRVELGDFVAFIAAGNILLEYVIGGAAVARSWTSYFATLCNKKPDDFRIIVHKMNPDYGHLDPIAVGILIIITILAVYSTKGSSIFNYIASLFHMVVIVFIIIAGLINAKTENYTDFVPYGVRGVFKASAVLFFAYVGFDAVSTMAEETKDPAKDIPIGLVGSMVLTTTLYCLLAVTLCLMQPYKTIDPDAPFSVAFSVVGWDWAKYIVALGALKGMTTVLLVSAVGQARYLTHIARTHMMPPWFAHVHEKTGTPVNATVTMLAATAIIAFFTNLGILANLLSISTLFIFMLVALGILVRRYYSSGVTTKQNQIKLIVCLVIILGSSCGIAAYWASSDGWIGYVIAGPLWLIGTGGLWLGVPQAKQPKLWGVPLVPWLPSLSIAINIFLLGSIDKQSFIRFLAWTGFLLVYYVFVGLHASYDTAKQFETQKGTKEAEAHWNKVEEGVDGKVSHTPSTS; this is encoded by the exons ATGGGAATCGACGAAGGAGCACGCCGGAGAGGATGCGCGCCACGGAGGGAAGACTTCTTCCCGGAGGAGTCGTTTAGAAGCTTCGGGAGCTACAGCAAGGCGTTCAAGGAGACGCCGTGGAGGTTGAAGGATCGGGTCCTGTCCCGATCCAATGACAATACGGAGCTTGTGGAAGTGAAGGCTCGGAGCAGCCACGAGATGAAGAAGACGCTCAATTGGTGGGACCTAATCTGGTTCGGGATCGGCGCCGTCATCGGCTCCGGAATTTTCGTTCTCACTGGTCTTGAAGCCCGTGACGACGCTGGACCCGCCGTTGTGCTGTCTTACGTCGTCTCCGGCATCTCTGCCTTGCTCTCTGTTTTCTGTTACACCGAGTTCGCCGTCGAAATACCCGTCGCAG gtGGATCATTTGCCTACTTAAGAGTAGAGCTAGGAGACTTTGTGGCCTTTATAGCAGCCGGAAACATCCTCCTTGAGTATGTAATAGGTGGCGCCGCCGTAGCGCGGTCATGGACATCATATTTTGCCACCCTGTGTAACAAAAAACCTGATGACTTCCGTATAATAGTCCACAAAATGAACCCTGATTATGGCCATCTTGACCCTATAGCCGTTGGAATCCTGATAATCATCACCATCCTTGCAGTGTACAGCACCAAAGGCTCTTCCATCTTCAACTACATCGCCTCACTCTTCCACATGGTCGTCATTGTTTTCATCATAATCGCCGGCCTCATCAATGCCAAAACTGAAAACTACACTGACTTTGTTCCTTATGGTGTCCGTGGTGTGTTCAAAGCTTCCGCAGTTCTTTTCTTTGCATATGTAGGATTTGATGCAGTGTCAACCATGGCTGAAGAAACTAAGGACCCTGCCAAGGACATTCCCATTGGCCTTGTAGGCTCAATGGTGCTTACCACAACACTTTATTGCTTATTAGCAGTCACACTATGCCTTATGCAACCTTACAAGACAATTGACCCAGATGCACCGTTTTCGGTTGCTTTTTCTGTTGTTGGATGGGATTGGGCTAAGTACATTGTTGCATTGGGTGCATTGAAGGGAATGACGACAGTGTTATTGGTAAGTGCAGTTGGTCAAGCTCGTTATCTTACTCACATTGCACGTACCCACATGATGCCTCCTTGGTTTGCTCATGTTCATGAGAAAACAGGGACACCAGTGAATGCCACAGTAACAATGCTTGCAGCTACAgctattattgctttcttcacgAACCTTGGAATCCTCGCCAACCTTCTATCAATTTCTACCCTCTTTATATTCATGCTTGTGGCACTAGGGATTCTTGTGAGGAGATACTATTCAAGTGGGGTTACCACAAAACAGAACCAGATCAAGCTCATCGTGTGTCTTGTTAtcattcttggttcttcatgtggaattGCAGCTTACTGGGCCAGCAGTGATGGTTGGATCGGGTATGTCATAGCTGGACCATTGTGGCTTATAGGGACCGGAGGACTTTGGCTTGGTGTTCCACAGGCAAAGCAGCCAAAACTCTGGGGAGTGCCTTTGGTTCCATGGCTACCTTCTCTGTCCATTGCCATTAACATATTCCTTCTTGGCTCTATTGATAAGCAATCGTTTATAAGGTTTTTGGCTTGGACAGGGTTTCTCTTGGTATACTATGTTTTTGTGGGGTTGCATGCTTCTTATGACACTGCAAAACAGTTTGAAACCCAAAAGGGAACCAAGGAGGCTGAGGCACATTGGAACAAGGTTGAAGAGGGAGTGGATGGAAAAGTGTCTCATACACCATCCACTTCCTAG
- the LOC107481846 gene encoding cationic amino acid transporter 1 isoform X1: protein MSRMGIDEGARRRGCAPRREDFFPEESFRSFGSYSKAFKETPWRLKDRVLSRSNDNTELVEVKARSSHEMKKTLNWWDLIWFGIGAVIGSGIFVLTGLEARDDAGPAVVLSYVVSGISALLSVFCYTEFAVEIPVAGGSFAYLRVELGDFVAFIAAGNILLEYVIGGAAVARSWTSYFATLCNKKPDDFRIIVHKMNPDYGHLDPIAVGILIIITILAVYSTKGSSIFNYIASLFHMVVIVFIIIAGLINAKTENYTDFVPYGVRGVFKASAVLFFAYVGFDAVSTMAEETKDPAKDIPIGLVGSMVLTTTLYCLLAVTLCLMQPYKTIDPDAPFSVAFSVVGWDWAKYIVALGALKGMTTVLLVSAVGQARYLTHIARTHMMPPWFAHVHEKTGTPVNATVTMLAATAIIAFFTNLGILANLLSISTLFIFMLVALGILVRRYYSSGVTTKQNQIKLIVCLVIILGSSCGIAAYWASSDGWIGYVIAGPLWLIGTGGLWLGVPQAKQPKLWGVPLVPWLPSLSIAINIFLLGSIDKQSFIRFLAWTGFLLVYYVFVGLHASYDTAKQFETQKGTKEAEAHWNKVEEGVDGKVSHTPSTS from the exons ATGAGTAGGATGGGAATCGACGAAGGAGCACGCCGGAGAGGATGCGCGCCACGGAGGGAAGACTTCTTCCCGGAGGAGTCGTTTAGAAGCTTCGGGAGCTACAGCAAGGCGTTCAAGGAGACGCCGTGGAGGTTGAAGGATCGGGTCCTGTCCCGATCCAATGACAATACGGAGCTTGTGGAAGTGAAGGCTCGGAGCAGCCACGAGATGAAGAAGACGCTCAATTGGTGGGACCTAATCTGGTTCGGGATCGGCGCCGTCATCGGCTCCGGAATTTTCGTTCTCACTGGTCTTGAAGCCCGTGACGACGCTGGACCCGCCGTTGTGCTGTCTTACGTCGTCTCCGGCATCTCTGCCTTGCTCTCTGTTTTCTGTTACACCGAGTTCGCCGTCGAAATACCCGTCGCAG gtGGATCATTTGCCTACTTAAGAGTAGAGCTAGGAGACTTTGTGGCCTTTATAGCAGCCGGAAACATCCTCCTTGAGTATGTAATAGGTGGCGCCGCCGTAGCGCGGTCATGGACATCATATTTTGCCACCCTGTGTAACAAAAAACCTGATGACTTCCGTATAATAGTCCACAAAATGAACCCTGATTATGGCCATCTTGACCCTATAGCCGTTGGAATCCTGATAATCATCACCATCCTTGCAGTGTACAGCACCAAAGGCTCTTCCATCTTCAACTACATCGCCTCACTCTTCCACATGGTCGTCATTGTTTTCATCATAATCGCCGGCCTCATCAATGCCAAAACTGAAAACTACACTGACTTTGTTCCTTATGGTGTCCGTGGTGTGTTCAAAGCTTCCGCAGTTCTTTTCTTTGCATATGTAGGATTTGATGCAGTGTCAACCATGGCTGAAGAAACTAAGGACCCTGCCAAGGACATTCCCATTGGCCTTGTAGGCTCAATGGTGCTTACCACAACACTTTATTGCTTATTAGCAGTCACACTATGCCTTATGCAACCTTACAAGACAATTGACCCAGATGCACCGTTTTCGGTTGCTTTTTCTGTTGTTGGATGGGATTGGGCTAAGTACATTGTTGCATTGGGTGCATTGAAGGGAATGACGACAGTGTTATTGGTAAGTGCAGTTGGTCAAGCTCGTTATCTTACTCACATTGCACGTACCCACATGATGCCTCCTTGGTTTGCTCATGTTCATGAGAAAACAGGGACACCAGTGAATGCCACAGTAACAATGCTTGCAGCTACAgctattattgctttcttcacgAACCTTGGAATCCTCGCCAACCTTCTATCAATTTCTACCCTCTTTATATTCATGCTTGTGGCACTAGGGATTCTTGTGAGGAGATACTATTCAAGTGGGGTTACCACAAAACAGAACCAGATCAAGCTCATCGTGTGTCTTGTTAtcattcttggttcttcatgtggaattGCAGCTTACTGGGCCAGCAGTGATGGTTGGATCGGGTATGTCATAGCTGGACCATTGTGGCTTATAGGGACCGGAGGACTTTGGCTTGGTGTTCCACAGGCAAAGCAGCCAAAACTCTGGGGAGTGCCTTTGGTTCCATGGCTACCTTCTCTGTCCATTGCCATTAACATATTCCTTCTTGGCTCTATTGATAAGCAATCGTTTATAAGGTTTTTGGCTTGGACAGGGTTTCTCTTGGTATACTATGTTTTTGTGGGGTTGCATGCTTCTTATGACACTGCAAAACAGTTTGAAACCCAAAAGGGAACCAAGGAGGCTGAGGCACATTGGAACAAGGTTGAAGAGGGAGTGGATGGAAAAGTGTCTCATACACCATCCACTTCCTAG
- the LOC107481847 gene encoding major pollen allergen Ole e 10 isoform X2, which yields MKKNAWLLLCLLFMECYLDKAMGRGITTQEKEDAAMPVATMSPPEGNTTFIDGTTWCVALGGVSQVDLQNALDWACGLGMADCAAIQQGGACYEPDTLLSHASFAFNSYYQSNGNSDIACNFGGTATITKHNPSYGKCVFRTSGFYGKTQAKLDLVGKNWYHSMAFIHLDVSYGR from the exons ATGAAAAAGAATGCGTGGCTTCTCTTATGCCTGCTTTTTATGGAATGTTATCTCG ATAAAGCCATGGGAAGGGGAATAACAACGCAAGAGAAGGAAGATGCAGCAATGCCGGTGGCAACAATGTCGCCGCCGGAAGGCAACACGACATTCATCGACGGCACCACATGGTGTGTGGCATTAGGCGGTGTTTCTCAAGTTGATTTGCAGAATGCTCTGGACTGGGCTTGTGGCCTTGGAATGGCGGATTGCGCCGCCATTCAACAAGGCGGAGCGTGTTATGAACCGGACACACTGCTGTCTCATGCATCCTTTGCCTTCAACAGCTATTACCAATCTAATGGCAACTCTGATATTGCTTGTAATTTTGGAGGAACTGCTACTATCACCAAACATAATCCCA GTTATGGAAAATGTGTCTTTCGTACTTCTGG CTTCTATGGGAAAACACAGGCAAAGCTTGATTTGGTGGGAAAAAATTGGTACCATTCTATGGCTTTCATACATTTGGATGTGAGTTATGGTCGGTGA
- the LOC107481847 gene encoding major pollen allergen Ole e 10 isoform X1 gives MKKNAWLLLCLLFMECYLDKAMGRGITTQEKEDAAMPVATMSPPEGNTTFIDGTTWCVALGGVSQVDLQNALDWACGLGMADCAAIQQGGACYEPDTLLSHASFAFNSYYQSNGNSDIACNFGGTATITKHNPSYGKCVFRTSGSLDSSTAASMGKHRQSLIWWEKIGTILWLSYIWM, from the exons ATGAAAAAGAATGCGTGGCTTCTCTTATGCCTGCTTTTTATGGAATGTTATCTCG ATAAAGCCATGGGAAGGGGAATAACAACGCAAGAGAAGGAAGATGCAGCAATGCCGGTGGCAACAATGTCGCCGCCGGAAGGCAACACGACATTCATCGACGGCACCACATGGTGTGTGGCATTAGGCGGTGTTTCTCAAGTTGATTTGCAGAATGCTCTGGACTGGGCTTGTGGCCTTGGAATGGCGGATTGCGCCGCCATTCAACAAGGCGGAGCGTGTTATGAACCGGACACACTGCTGTCTCATGCATCCTTTGCCTTCAACAGCTATTACCAATCTAATGGCAACTCTGATATTGCTTGTAATTTTGGAGGAACTGCTACTATCACCAAACATAATCCCA GTTATGGAAAATGTGTCTTTCGTACTTCTGG ATCTTTAGATTCTTCGACAGCAGCTTCTATGGGAAAACACAGGCAAAGCTTGATTTGGTGGGAAAAAATTGGTACCATTCTATGGCTTTCATACATTTGGATGTGA